The nucleotide sequence TGTCGACGCTGCGCGCGTCGGCCAAGCGCGACGGCGACACCGTCGGCCGGTTCGGGGTCGGCTTCGCCGCCGTGCTGGCGGTCACCGACGAGCCGCGGGTACTGACGGCGCCCGGCGGCGGCCTGCGGTGGTCGCGGTCGGAGGCGCGGGCGGCCGCCGCGTCGGTGCCCGGGCTGGCCGCCGAGCTGGCCCGGCGCGGCGACGACGTGCCGGTGCTGCGGCTGCCGTTCCCGGCCTCCGGCGCGGTGCCGGACGGGTACGACACCGCGGTCGAGCTGCCGCTGCGCGACGACGAGGCCGTACGGCTGGTCCGCCGGCTGCTCACCGAGATCGACGACGCGTTGCTGCTGGCGCTGCCGTGGCTGGGCGAGCTGGTCGTGGACGTCGACGGCGAGGTTCGCCGACTGGACGCGGGTGCGCCGGTGCAGCTGGCGGATGGGCTGGTGGAGCGGCGGATCGGCGCGCGGACCTGGCGGCTGGCCACGCGCGCCGGCGTCGCGCCGGACGAGCTGCTGGCCGACCGGCCGTTCGAGGAGCGGTCGCGGCCGGGCTGGTCGGTGACGGTCGCGGTGCCGGTCGGCGACGACACCGGGGGGCGGGCACCGGTCGCGCTGCCGCCGTCGCTGCCGGCCGTCGTACATGCGCCGACGCCCACCGACGACCGCACCGACCTGCCGGCGCTGGTGATCGCCGGGCTGCCGCTGGACTCGTCGCGCCGCCGGGTGGTGCCCGGCCCGCTGCTCGATGATCTGGCCGACCAGGTCGGCGCGGTGTACGCGCGGCTGGTCGCGTCGTTCGTCCCGCCGGTGCCGGGCCCGGCCGTGCTGGCGCTGGTGCCCGGGCCGCTGGGGCTCGAGGCCGTCGACGCCGTGCTGCATCGGGCGGTTCGGACGGCGCTGGCGGCGACGCCGTTCGTGCCCGGCGCCGACGGTTCGCGGCTGCGGCCCGGTGACGTGACGCTGGTCGACGGGCTGAGCCGGACCGGCGACCCTGCGGCGCTCGGCGGCGTGGTGCGCGGACTGCCGGTGCGCGACTGGTGGCGTCCGGAGGTGCTGGCCGGGCTCGGCACGACGGTGACGCCGCTGGCCGACGTGGTCGACGAGCTGGCCGCGGAACGGCTGGCCCCGGCGGGGTGGCGGGCGCTGTACGACGCGCTGGACGGGTCGGACCACGAGTCGCTGGGCGCGCTGCCGGTACCGCTGGCCGACGGGCGGCTGGTCCGCGGGCCGCGCGGGCTGCTGGTGCCCGGCGAGGTGCGCCCGGAGCTGCTGGCGCCGTTCGACCTGCGCGTCGTCGCGCCCGAGGCCGTCCACCCCTTGCTCTACCGGCTCGGCGCCGTCGACGCGACCGCGGCGTCTGTGCTGCGCGACCCGCTGGTCCAGGGCGCCGTCGCGGACCTCTCCGAGGGCGACGACGATCCCGCGCCGGTCGCCGAGGCGGTGCTCGGGCTGCTCGCGGAGTCCGGCCTCGACGTCGCCGACGAGCCGTGGCTGGCCGGCCTGCCGCTGGCCGACGCGACGGGAGCGGCCGTCCCGGCGCGTGAGCTGCTGCTGCCCGGGTCGCCGCTGCTGGCCGTGCTGGACGCGGACCCGGCGGAGTTCACCGTCGCGCCCGGCCTGGTGGCGCGGTTCGGGCCGGCGGTGCTCCGGGCCGCCGGCGTGCGCGACGGGTTCGCCGTCGTCCGCGACGCCGACGTGACGCTGGAGCCGGACACCTGGCACGACCTCGACGACGAGGACCGGTGGGTCGACGACGTCCTCGCCTCGCTGCCGGCCCAGCCCGTACCACCTCTGACCGGCGAGTTCGCCGCGGTCGCCGACCTCGACCTGGTTCGCGGCGACGCCTGGGCGCAGGTGCTGGAGTGGCTGGCCGCCGACGCCGACGCCCGGGCCGCCGTCGTGTCGCCGCTGCGGCTGACGCTGGCCGACGGCGGCGAGCGCACCGTGCCGTCGTACACCGCGTGGTGGCTGCGGCGACACGCGCGCATCGGCGGGCGGCCGCTCACCGGTCTGGCACTGCCGGGCGCCGACGCGCTGGTCCGGGCGCTGCTGCCGGTCGCCGAGGTCCCGGTCGACGACGCGTTCGCCGCCGCCGTCGGGCTGGCGCGCGAGCCCGGCGACCTCGATCCTGACGCCGTCCTCTCCAGGCTGGCGGAGGACGACCTCGAGCTGCCGGCCGCGACCCTATCGCTGGCGTACGCGGCGCTGGCCGCGCACGACCCCGCCGGGGTGCGGCCGCCCGACCGGATCAGGGTGCCGGACGGCATCGGCAGCCGCGTCGTGCCCGCCGGGTCGGTCGTGGTGTGCGACGGCCCGCACTGGCTGCAACTGGGCCTGCCCGGGTTGATCCACGGGCCGGCCGCCCTGGCCGACCTGCTCGACGTCGACCTCGCGTCGGAGGTGCACGACGCCACCGTCCACGAACCCGGACGGCGCCAGCCGGTGCCCGACATCGCGCACACGATTCTGGGCGACCCGCCGCCGACGTACGTGGAGCACGACGACCTGGTCGTCGCCGGCACATCGGTCGACTGGTGGCCCGACGGCGACGACGTCCACGCCGCCACCCTCGACGGCCTGGCCCGCGGGCTGGCCTGGGTCACCGGTCAGTGGGCGAAGCGGTGGGTGCTGGCCGAGGCGCTGGCCGACCCCGACGCGCTGCCCGCCCTGCTCGCCGACGACGCCTTCGACTGACCTCTCGCCGCAAAGTTGATCTTGGAGTTCTTCGGCAATTCCCGCCCGAAATGCCCGTTAGATGGCCGAAGAACTCCAAGATCAACTTCGGGTCCGGCGGTGAGGCGGGCGCCTGGGCGGGCGGTCAGAAGCGGCGGCCGCCGCCGGACCGGCGCGTCGATCGCCGGCTCGACCCACCGCCGAAGCTGCGCCGCCGGCTCCGTCCGCTGGACCCGCCGGAGCCGCCCCAGCCGCCGCTGGAGCCCGAGGAGCCGTCGCCGGAGGACTCCATCGCCTCGCTGGCCGCACGGCTCATCG is from Jiangella alkaliphila and encodes:
- a CDS encoding sacsin N-terminal ATP-binding-like domain-containing protein, producing MDVFDTAALRERVLAAWSASPARFREDANAEDELARGSYRDRVVVELAQNAADAGARAGLPVRLLLRLAGSTLLAANTGAPLDAAGAEGLSTLRASAKRDGDTVGRFGVGFAAVLAVTDEPRVLTAPGGGLRWSRSEARAAAASVPGLAAELARRGDDVPVLRLPFPASGAVPDGYDTAVELPLRDDEAVRLVRRLLTEIDDALLLALPWLGELVVDVDGEVRRLDAGAPVQLADGLVERRIGARTWRLATRAGVAPDELLADRPFEERSRPGWSVTVAVPVGDDTGGRAPVALPPSLPAVVHAPTPTDDRTDLPALVIAGLPLDSSRRRVVPGPLLDDLADQVGAVYARLVASFVPPVPGPAVLALVPGPLGLEAVDAVLHRAVRTALAATPFVPGADGSRLRPGDVTLVDGLSRTGDPAALGGVVRGLPVRDWWRPEVLAGLGTTVTPLADVVDELAAERLAPAGWRALYDALDGSDHESLGALPVPLADGRLVRGPRGLLVPGEVRPELLAPFDLRVVAPEAVHPLLYRLGAVDATAASVLRDPLVQGAVADLSEGDDDPAPVAEAVLGLLAESGLDVADEPWLAGLPLADATGAAVPARELLLPGSPLLAVLDADPAEFTVAPGLVARFGPAVLRAAGVRDGFAVVRDADVTLEPDTWHDLDDEDRWVDDVLASLPAQPVPPLTGEFAAVADLDLVRGDAWAQVLEWLAADADARAAVVSPLRLTLADGGERTVPSYTAWWLRRHARIGGRPLTGLALPGADALVRALLPVAEVPVDDAFAAAVGLAREPGDLDPDAVLSRLAEDDLELPAATLSLAYAALAAHDPAGVRPPDRIRVPDGIGSRVVPAGSVVVCDGPHWLQLGLPGLIHGPAALADLLDVDLASEVHDATVHEPGRRQPVPDIAHTILGDPPPTYVEHDDLVVAGTSVDWWPDGDDVHAATLDGLARGLAWVTGQWAKRWVLAEALADPDALPALLADDAFD